A stretch of the Vigna radiata var. radiata cultivar VC1973A chromosome 9, Vradiata_ver6, whole genome shotgun sequence genome encodes the following:
- the LOC106773406 gene encoding uncharacterized protein LOC106773406, whose amino-acid sequence MEGNRDNEQRDMRTLADFASVSAPASFNNIAKPVVIAANMEMRPSLIHLVQSNPFSGLSHENPYDHLTTFNQYCNTVKMLNVSDEAIRLSLFPFSLAGEANKWLNSFPEESLTDWDDVVAKFLQKYFPQSKINKGKQEISSFQQEPDETLGKTWDRFKGLLRKTLVHGFDVPTQLNLFLGGNIRLKTPDEAHRIIENMASSDNDVTSERGQNQKRGMFEMQSQDALLAQNKIITQQLESLMKKVSQMQPQNVSQAQHTVQGCELCGGEHQNGECAILTNAKEEVNYMGNQGRXGNYGNYNQGWRPHPSMGXASSSRPPPPQFHQPSTDRISKLEETLQQFMQMTLSTQKSTDASIKNLEFQMGQMAKRLEDKPVNTFGANTEPNPKEHCKAITTRSGKVLESAIVKKDDIKEKLNDDQEEQEEESDKESQFSKFMALFNKLKITIPFSEALQQMPSYARFMKDLLTKKRKYIEEETIEVQGNCSAIIQKLLPPKFKDPGSFTIPCAIGKLPIGKALIDLGASINLMPLSMLKKIGTWK is encoded by the exons ATGGAGGGAAATAGGGACAATGAACAAAGGGATATGCGTACGTTGGCAGATTTTGCATCAGTGTCTGCACCTGCATCTTTTAACAATATAGCCAAACCTGTGGTGATTGCAGCTAACATGGAAATGAGGCCATCATTAATTCACCTTGTTCAAAGTAACCCATTTTCAGGACTGTCACACGAAAATCCCTATGATCATCTGACAACATTCAATCAATATTGCAATACTGTGAAGATGTTAAATGTGTCAGATGAGGCAATCAGACTTAGTTTGTTCCCCTTCTCTCTGGCTGGAGAGGCAAATAAATGGTTAAATTCATTTCCAGAGGAAAGTCTGACAGATTGGGATGACGTGGTGGCaaagtttttacaaaaatatttccctcaatcaaaaataaataaaggcaAGCAGGAGATATCATCCTTCCAACAGGAACCTGATGAGACTTTGGGCAAGACATGGGACAGATTCAAGGGGTTGCTTAGAAAGACTCTCGTTCATGGGTTTGACGTTCCCACTCaattaaacctctttttgg GAGGGAACATTAGGTTGAAAACACCTGATGAAGCTCATCGGATTATTGAAAATATGGCATCTAGTGACAATGACGTTACCAGTGAGAGAGGGCAAAACCAGAAGAGGGGAATGTTTGAGATGCAATCCCAAGATGCCTTACTCgcccaaaacaaaatcattactCAACAGCTTGAGTCTCTGATGAAAAAAGTTTCACAAATGCAACCCCAAAATGTATCACAGGCCCAACATACTGTGCAAGGTTGTGAACTGTGTGGTGGAGAGCACCAAAATGGAGAGTGTGCTATTCTAACCAATGCAAAGGAAGAGGTAAATTATATGGGAAATCAAGGCCGTCANGGAAATTATGGAAATTATAATCAAGGATGGAGACCTCATCCTAGCATGGGTCANGCTAGTTCCAGTAGACCACCACCTCCACAGTTTCATCAACCATCCACTGATAGGATCTCAAAACTGGAAGAAACTCTTCAACAGTTTATGCAGATGACCTTATCAACCCAAAAGAGCACAGATGCTTCTATAAAGAATTTAGAATTTCAAATGGGTCAAATGGCAAAGAGATTAGAAGATAAGCCTGTGAATACGTTTGGAGCTAACACTGAACCAAATCCAAAAGAGCATTGCAAAGCTATCACTACAAGGAGTGGTAAAGTGTTAGAAAGCGCAATTGTGAAGAAGGATGatataaaggaaaaattaaatgatgatCAGGAAGAACAGGAGGAAGAGAGc GATAAGGaaagtcaattttcaaaatttatggcTCTCTTCAACAAGCTGAAAATCACAATTCCCTTTTCAGAAGCACTTCAACAGATGCCCTCATATGCTAGATTCATGAAAGATCTGTTGaccaaaaaaagaaagtatattgaggaagaaacaattgaggtgcAAGGGAATTGTAGTGCCATCATCCAAAAACTTCTACCACCTAAATTCAAAGACCCTGGAAGTTTTACTATTCCATGTGCAATTGGAAAGCTCCCCATTGGAAAAGCATTGATAGACTTAGGGGCAAGCATTAATTTAATGCCCTTGTCTATGTTAAAGAAGATAGGGACATGGAAGTAA